A genomic stretch from Shewanella sediminis HAW-EB3 includes:
- a CDS encoding RecQ family ATP-dependent DNA helicase translates to MSQSPHALLQAHFGFSDFRSGQYDVINHVLQGHSAAAIFPTGSGKSLCYQLPAIALPNLTLVVSPLLALIQDQLSFLQSKGINAASIDSSQSREQTLDVMRGVRQGEVKILMISVERLNNERFRQFISEVPVSMLVVDEAHCISEWGHNFRPDYLKLPRYRKELNIPQTLLLTATATPKVIEDMGSKFGIAPEKVTLTGFYRPNLHLNVKGVASRDKVDELALWLSSRVHQSGIIYVTLQQTAEFVAEKLSQRNIPAKAYHAGMASEVRQAIQHDFMSGKQEIIVATIAFGMGIDKSDIRFVAHYDLPKSIENYAQEIGRAGRDGLNSDCLVLANADNLSTLENFVYGDTPEPGAISVVLDEILKAAELSSGQAQWEVVLNSLSNQSNIRPLSLKTLLVYLELLNIIKPTYSYFAEYKFKYLMPEAQIIEFFKEERRDFIRAIFTSADRAKIWSSVNFDKLNTAYASDRQRVLKAINYLDEKGMIELQSKQMTQVYQILDTRFDREQLQISLFERFNGKETSEVKRINQLIGLFTSDQCLSHQLAHYFADEQMTQNCGTCSVCRGEQAVLPPIPYLKPLDEIDFNQITAEAVSKLGKASSIVLVSRFLCGLTTPIFTKLKLRACRGFASLEKYRFSEVKLWVQSHLSD, encoded by the coding sequence ATGTCTCAATCTCCCCATGCATTATTACAGGCTCACTTTGGATTTTCAGATTTCAGGAGTGGTCAATATGATGTGATTAACCATGTTCTTCAAGGGCATAGCGCCGCGGCTATATTTCCTACTGGCTCGGGTAAGTCATTGTGTTATCAGTTGCCGGCAATTGCGCTACCCAACCTTACCTTAGTGGTTTCGCCACTATTAGCCTTGATTCAGGACCAGTTGTCATTCCTGCAGTCGAAGGGAATTAACGCTGCCAGTATCGACTCCAGTCAGAGTCGGGAGCAAACCCTGGACGTCATGCGCGGGGTGAGACAGGGAGAAGTAAAGATATTGATGATCTCTGTTGAGAGACTCAACAATGAGCGTTTCAGGCAGTTTATCAGTGAGGTGCCGGTTTCAATGTTAGTGGTCGATGAGGCTCACTGTATCTCCGAGTGGGGCCACAATTTTCGCCCTGATTACCTTAAGCTGCCACGATACAGGAAAGAGTTGAATATCCCTCAAACTCTACTGCTGACTGCCACAGCGACACCTAAGGTGATAGAGGATATGGGCAGTAAATTTGGCATAGCCCCTGAAAAAGTCACCTTAACCGGGTTTTATCGGCCCAACCTTCACTTAAATGTTAAGGGGGTCGCTAGCAGGGATAAAGTTGACGAGTTGGCGTTATGGCTTAGCTCCAGAGTCCATCAATCCGGCATCATCTACGTCACCCTGCAACAAACCGCAGAATTTGTGGCCGAGAAACTTAGCCAGCGCAACATTCCTGCCAAGGCCTACCATGCCGGAATGGCGTCCGAGGTCAGGCAGGCTATCCAGCATGACTTCATGTCCGGAAAGCAAGAGATCATCGTCGCGACCATTGCCTTCGGGATGGGGATAGATAAGAGCGATATCCGTTTTGTGGCGCATTATGACCTGCCTAAATCCATCGAAAACTACGCCCAGGAGATTGGTCGTGCGGGACGGGATGGATTGAACTCAGATTGTTTAGTTCTCGCCAATGCCGATAACCTGAGCACCCTGGAGAACTTTGTTTATGGTGATACGCCCGAGCCCGGCGCCATCAGCGTTGTTCTCGATGAGATCCTCAAAGCGGCAGAGCTGAGCTCTGGACAAGCTCAGTGGGAGGTCGTACTTAACAGTTTATCTAATCAGTCCAATATCCGGCCCCTGTCTTTAAAAACACTCTTGGTTTACCTCGAACTTCTGAACATTATTAAGCCGACATACAGCTATTTTGCAGAGTATAAGTTTAAATACCTTATGCCTGAGGCACAGATAATTGAGTTTTTTAAAGAGGAGAGGAGAGACTTTATCCGGGCCATATTTACCAGCGCTGACAGGGCAAAGATATGGTCCAGTGTGAACTTCGATAAACTGAATACTGCTTATGCCAGTGACCGTCAGCGGGTATTGAAAGCAATCAACTACCTTGATGAAAAGGGAATGATTGAGCTGCAAAGTAAACAGATGACTCAGGTATATCAAATTCTCGATACCCGGTTTGACCGGGAACAGCTACAAATATCCCTGTTCGAACGCTTCAATGGTAAAGAGACCAGTGAAGTAAAACGCATTAATCAGTTGATTGGCTTATTTACATCGGATCAATGTCTGAGTCATCAGCTGGCACACTACTTTGCCGACGAGCAGATGACTCAAAATTGTGGTACCTGTTCGGTTTGCCGAGGCGAGCAGGCGGTGCTACCTCCAATCCCCTATCTAAAACCTCTCGATGAGATAGATTTTAATCAAATTACTGCTGAGGCTGTGTCTAAGTTAGGTAAGGCATCCAGTATCGTTCTGGTGTCGCGTTTTTTGTGTGGTCTAACGACGCCAATCTTCACTAAGTTGAAGTTACGAGCCTGCAGAGGGTTCGCTAGTTTAGAGAAGTACCGCTTCAGTGAAGTGAAACTCTGGGTTCAATCACACCTGAGTGACTAG
- a CDS encoding endonuclease/exonuclease/phosphatase family protein — MKFFSKTRWLLALVCFITFSFVLTFSGINHANGTPKVMINLVEPIFQTQCAHPTSSGHLDIDGRLNVSVWNIYKQKRKNWKQVLKRLSHSSQLVLLQEAGLTTEMVDFINSHSLNVAMTKAFKLFGTSLGVMNLSVSQASSACAFHATEPLIRFAKSALITHYPLSNGETLLVVNLHGINFDWKLTRYTEQFEALSLELGGHSGPIILAGDFNTWRNDRLKLIYEFAKRFGLSEAEYHLDERQRFFGLALDHLFYRGLDFHHAESKVTDASDHNPIIAHFTLKS; from the coding sequence ATGAAATTTTTCTCAAAAACCAGATGGTTACTGGCTTTAGTTTGTTTTATTACTTTTAGTTTTGTCCTGACTTTTAGTGGGATTAACCACGCTAACGGTACTCCCAAGGTGATGATTAATTTGGTCGAACCAATTTTTCAAACTCAGTGTGCACATCCTACCTCCTCCGGTCACCTCGATATTGACGGTAGGCTTAATGTGTCGGTGTGGAATATCTACAAGCAAAAAAGGAAAAACTGGAAACAAGTGCTTAAGCGACTCTCTCATTCCAGCCAACTCGTGTTACTGCAAGAGGCCGGACTCACCACCGAGATGGTTGATTTCATCAACTCTCACTCCTTAAATGTGGCGATGACTAAAGCGTTCAAACTTTTTGGCACTTCGCTTGGGGTAATGAATTTATCCGTCTCACAAGCCAGCAGTGCCTGTGCGTTTCATGCCACAGAGCCATTGATTAGGTTCGCCAAATCGGCACTTATCACTCATTATCCTCTCTCCAATGGTGAGACACTTCTGGTGGTCAATCTTCATGGAATCAATTTTGACTGGAAACTGACCCGTTATACCGAGCAGTTCGAAGCCTTAAGCCTGGAACTCGGTGGGCATAGCGGTCCGATAATTCTTGCCGGCGATTTTAATACCTGGCGAAACGACAGACTCAAGCTGATCTATGAGTTTGCCAAGCGTTTTGGTTTAAGTGAGGCTGAGTATCATCTGGATGAACGTCAACGATTTTTCGGCCTGGCCTTAGATCATCTCTTCTATCGGGGGCTCGATTTCCATCATGCGGAATCTAAAGTGACCGACGCTTCGGACCATAACCCAATTATTGCCCATTTCACTCTGAAATCGTAA
- the cls gene encoding cardiolipin synthase, which yields MAHFYQLLTLAGILFYWVIIAGITVRIIIKRRSVGVSFAWMMVIYVIPIVGIFAYLLFGEQNIGRTRAQRAKDMYQPYADWFAHLYKIRQYRPNVLSSHAQSISALCENQLGIPSLADNALELQSTPKQILNSLIKDIDRAKSTIHLEFYIWHPGGMADDVALALINAAKRNVSVKLLLDSAGSNQFFRSQWPAILEAEGIHIARALKVSPIRVLFRRMDLRMHRKIVVIDNSIAYTGSMNLVDPSCFKTNSGVGQWIDVMVRIKGTTVPLLNAIQSWDWEVETNQRLLPELPVCKPHTEPEKVDMVQVIPSGPGMPEEIIHEVLLQSIYQAEHKIVITTPYFVPSENLLVALIAASHRGVCVNIIIPHKNDSVMVEWASRSFFCELLSAGVKIHRFNGGLLHTKSVVIDESHCLIGTVNLDMRSLWLNFEVTLAVDDQNFTDQMNLLQQSYIDNAHLVDIEAWQKRPVYKRVIEQFFYLFSPLL from the coding sequence ATGGCACATTTTTATCAACTGCTAACCCTGGCAGGCATCCTGTTCTACTGGGTCATCATTGCTGGCATTACCGTAAGAATTATTATCAAGCGTCGATCTGTCGGTGTCTCCTTTGCGTGGATGATGGTCATTTACGTCATCCCTATCGTTGGCATTTTTGCCTACCTGCTTTTTGGTGAGCAGAATATCGGCCGAACCCGGGCCCAACGCGCAAAAGATATGTATCAACCCTACGCCGATTGGTTCGCCCACCTCTATAAAATCCGCCAGTATCGGCCGAATGTTTTGAGCTCACATGCTCAATCTATCAGCGCCCTGTGTGAGAACCAATTGGGGATCCCTTCATTGGCGGACAATGCCCTTGAATTACAATCGACACCCAAGCAGATCCTGAACTCTCTCATCAAAGATATTGATAGGGCAAAGTCGACGATTCATCTGGAGTTTTATATCTGGCACCCCGGTGGCATGGCCGATGACGTGGCGTTAGCTCTGATTAATGCCGCAAAGCGTAATGTATCCGTTAAATTATTATTAGATTCAGCCGGCAGCAATCAATTTTTTCGAAGCCAATGGCCAGCCATACTCGAGGCCGAGGGGATCCATATTGCAAGGGCATTAAAGGTAAGCCCCATCAGAGTCCTGTTTCGACGTATGGATCTCAGAATGCACAGAAAGATAGTCGTTATTGATAATAGCATTGCCTATACAGGTTCAATGAACCTGGTCGATCCAAGCTGTTTTAAGACCAATTCGGGTGTCGGGCAATGGATCGATGTTATGGTCAGAATAAAGGGCACCACGGTCCCTCTGCTCAATGCCATTCAGTCATGGGATTGGGAAGTGGAAACGAATCAACGTCTATTGCCCGAACTTCCTGTTTGTAAGCCCCATACCGAACCTGAAAAAGTCGATATGGTCCAGGTGATCCCATCGGGCCCGGGGATGCCGGAAGAGATCATCCATGAAGTTCTGCTGCAAAGCATATATCAAGCGGAACATAAAATTGTGATCACTACCCCCTACTTCGTACCCAGTGAGAACCTGTTGGTTGCGCTCATTGCTGCATCCCATCGAGGTGTCTGCGTTAACATTATCATTCCTCATAAGAATGACTCCGTCATGGTCGAGTGGGCCAGCCGTTCATTTTTTTGTGAGCTGTTAAGCGCCGGAGTTAAAATACATAGATTCAACGGTGGCCTGCTACATACCAAGTCTGTGGTCATCGACGAAAGTCATTGCCTTATCGGCACGGTCAATCTGGATATGCGCAGCCTATGGTTAAACTTCGAGGTGACACTGGCCGTGGATGACCAGAACTTCACAGACCAAATGAATCTTCTCCAACAGTCTTACATAGATAATGCCCATCTTGTCGATATTGAGGCTTGGCAAAAGCGCCCCGTCTACAAACGAGTCATCGAGCAGTTTTTCTACCTCTTCAGTCCGCTACTCTAA
- a CDS encoding DUF294 nucleotidyltransferase-like domain-containing protein → MEVELLEIRNFIRQYPPFDQLPEDALIEVSKSVEISYYRADSMIIEFADKIHDLFMVRSGVVEIYRRTGELYNRLDQGGLFGQMGLLTNNKVRFPAKSIKDTLLYCIPQNIFEEFCERYETFADFVEVEGSIRLQQAVEDNSDDANSLTTSKVKTLLSGEPVMLPITTTIQNVAKIMSEENVSAAIINDPTLADEGGNSFVGIITERDLCAKVIAQGLDVDTQVVEVMSTELISLDHNAYIFEAMLLMLRYNVHHLPILKNKQPIGLIEVSDIIRYESQNSLLFVSSIFQQNSIEDLIMLSNQLKDCFVRMINEDANSHMVGRAMSEIGRSFKQRLLELAEEKLGPPPVPYCFLALGSMARDEQLIVTDQDNAIILDNEYQESLHGDYFKALATYVCDGLAACGYTYCTGDIMATNPEYRKTQSQWEACFADWIENPNPQALLNSSIFFDLNGVYGRPKWAEQLNAFILRKAKKNNRFLACLARNALNRTPPLGFFKDFVMEKDGRHNNSINLKRRGTAPLADLIRVHALAIGSQSQNSFDRLEDIIEAGILPPSKGKDLQHAMEFISLVRIRHQALDIESEQEPDNNIEPENMSDFERRNLKDAFLVLSSAQNFLKFRYSANSMQG, encoded by the coding sequence ATGGAAGTCGAGCTACTTGAAATTCGAAATTTCATCCGCCAATATCCCCCTTTTGATCAACTGCCTGAAGATGCATTAATCGAAGTTTCAAAAAGTGTCGAGATCTCATACTACCGAGCTGACAGTATGATCATTGAATTTGCTGATAAAATTCACGATCTCTTTATGGTCCGCAGTGGTGTGGTCGAGATATATCGCCGTACTGGTGAGCTTTATAACCGTCTTGACCAAGGTGGCTTATTTGGGCAGATGGGGCTATTAACTAATAATAAAGTTCGTTTCCCAGCCAAATCAATTAAAGACACTCTTTTATACTGCATTCCACAGAATATTTTTGAAGAGTTCTGCGAACGCTATGAGACCTTTGCCGACTTTGTTGAAGTAGAAGGCAGTATTCGATTACAGCAAGCAGTTGAAGATAATAGTGATGATGCCAACTCACTGACCACCTCAAAGGTAAAGACCTTACTCAGTGGCGAGCCTGTGATGCTACCTATCACCACCACAATTCAGAACGTGGCCAAAATCATGTCTGAAGAGAATGTCTCTGCTGCAATTATCAATGATCCAACCCTCGCCGATGAAGGTGGCAACAGCTTTGTTGGCATTATTACTGAGCGCGATCTGTGCGCAAAAGTTATCGCGCAAGGGCTAGATGTCGATACCCAAGTGGTCGAGGTGATGTCAACAGAGCTGATCTCTTTGGATCACAACGCCTACATTTTTGAAGCGATGCTGTTAATGCTTCGCTATAACGTTCATCACCTCCCTATTCTAAAAAACAAACAACCGATAGGCTTAATTGAAGTCAGCGACATCATTCGTTATGAATCACAAAATAGTTTGTTATTTGTCAGCAGTATTTTCCAGCAAAATAGCATTGAAGATTTGATTATGCTGTCGAATCAACTCAAAGACTGTTTTGTCCGCATGATAAACGAAGATGCCAACTCGCACATGGTCGGTCGGGCGATGTCTGAAATCGGCAGAAGTTTTAAACAACGTCTGCTTGAATTGGCTGAAGAAAAATTAGGGCCACCGCCGGTGCCGTACTGCTTCTTAGCGCTTGGATCAATGGCTCGCGATGAACAGCTTATCGTGACCGACCAAGACAATGCGATCATTCTCGATAACGAATATCAAGAGTCACTCCATGGGGATTACTTTAAAGCGCTTGCCACCTATGTGTGTGATGGTTTAGCCGCTTGCGGTTACACCTATTGTACGGGCGACATCATGGCAACTAATCCTGAGTATCGAAAAACACAATCTCAATGGGAAGCGTGTTTTGCTGATTGGATTGAGAATCCAAACCCGCAAGCTTTGCTTAATAGCTCAATATTTTTCGATCTCAACGGTGTGTACGGCAGACCCAAATGGGCTGAACAGTTGAACGCGTTTATCCTTAGAAAGGCGAAAAAGAACAACCGCTTCTTGGCCTGTCTTGCCAGAAATGCATTAAACCGCACACCACCACTTGGCTTCTTTAAAGACTTTGTGATGGAAAAAGATGGCCGCCATAACAACTCCATTAATTTAAAGAGAAGAGGTACGGCACCTTTAGCGGACCTCATCCGTGTGCACGCCCTTGCTATCGGCTCCCAATCCCAGAACTCATTTGATCGATTAGAAGACATCATCGAAGCGGGGATTTTACCTCCATCAAAAGGTAAAGATCTGCAACATGCGATGGAATTCATCTCTTTGGTTCGCATTCGTCATCAAGCATTAGACATAGAGTCAGAGCAAGAGCCAGATAATAATATTGAGCCAGAAAACATGTCAGATTTTGAAAGGCGAAATTTGAAGGATGCCTTTTTGGTCTTAAGCAGTGCGCAAAACTTTTTAAAATTCCGCTACAGTGCCAACAGCATGCAGGGATAA
- a CDS encoding 3'-5' exonuclease, with protein sequence MRNFSNQEVLNWKAFLQIKALESKDSRLTHFYNAGTYHEETKLKDIDFVALDFETTGLDANQNSIISIGLVPFTLQRIACRQAKHWFVTPEDKLQEDSIIIHGITHSDLKGAPDLLRILEQLLDELAGKIVVVHYRRIERDFFDAALRSLIKEGIVFPVVDTMQIEADIQQARPRSFIDWLKNTRPESIRLANSRTRYNLPTYPPHDALTDAIATAELLQAQIHHHFSPDTPIKKLLL encoded by the coding sequence ATGCGTAATTTCAGTAATCAAGAGGTCTTAAACTGGAAAGCTTTTTTGCAAATTAAAGCGCTAGAAAGTAAAGATAGCCGCCTGACTCACTTTTATAATGCCGGCACTTACCATGAAGAAACCAAACTTAAGGATATTGACTTTGTTGCCTTAGATTTTGAAACCACTGGACTGGATGCAAATCAAAACAGCATTATAAGCATTGGTTTAGTCCCTTTTACTCTGCAACGAATTGCTTGCAGACAGGCGAAACACTGGTTTGTAACACCGGAAGATAAACTGCAGGAAGATTCAATCATCATCCATGGTATTACCCACTCAGATCTGAAAGGTGCGCCGGATCTATTGCGGATCTTAGAGCAGCTGTTGGATGAACTGGCTGGAAAAATTGTGGTGGTGCATTACCGCAGAATTGAACGTGACTTCTTTGATGCGGCGCTAAGAAGCTTAATCAAAGAAGGCATTGTTTTCCCCGTTGTTGATACCATGCAAATTGAAGCTGATATCCAGCAGGCTCGCCCGAGAAGCTTTATAGATTGGCTTAAAAATACCCGTCCAGAATCGATTCGACTCGCCAATAGTCGTACGCGTTATAATCTGCCAACGTATCCGCCACACGATGCTTTGACCGATGCAATTGCCACGGCGGAGTTACTGCAAGCGCAAATTCACCACCACTTCAGCCCAGACACACCAATAAAAAAACTGTTGTTATAA
- a CDS encoding BCCT family transporter, translating into MNTRKDKYSIDNTDYTIGQDNIQKWGFDVHNPVFGISAALIGLFLLAILVADPETSKSVLDGIKWKIIGAFDGLFMWSANIFVIFCVAMIVSPYGKIRLGGDEAKTDYSMKSWIAMLFAAGMGIGLMFWGVAEPVAYFTGWYETPLNVAANTPEAAKLALGATMFHWGLHPWAIYGVVSLSLAFFAYNKGLPLSMRSVFYPILGDRTWGWPGHVVDILAVLATLFGLATSLGLGAQQAASGFHHVFGIENGLMLQIAIIFIVTLLAVISVVRGIEGGVKIISNVNMLLALALVVFVTLVTFAVSMGTIPTTVMGYIENIIPLSNPIGREDEAWMHGWTVFYWAWWISWSPFVGMFIARISRGRTIREFMTAVLIVPTVVTMLWMSVFGGVAIDQIVNKVGTLGEKGLTEVPLAMFQMFDALPMGNILSLLAVVLVLVFFVTSSDSGSLVIDSITSGGKVDAPVPQRVFWAFIEGAIAAGLVWVGGTEAIEALQAGAISTALPFTIILLVMCVSLIKGLRTEKRPG; encoded by the coding sequence ATGAATACAAGAAAAGATAAATACAGTATTGATAATACCGATTACACCATCGGACAAGATAACATTCAAAAATGGGGCTTTGATGTTCACAATCCTGTTTTTGGGATCAGCGCAGCCTTAATTGGCCTATTTTTATTAGCCATTTTGGTGGCCGACCCAGAAACATCAAAATCTGTATTAGACGGCATAAAATGGAAAATCATTGGCGCTTTTGATGGTTTGTTTATGTGGTCTGCCAATATTTTTGTGATTTTTTGTGTAGCAATGATTGTCTCCCCATATGGCAAAATTCGTTTAGGTGGTGATGAGGCAAAAACCGACTATTCGATGAAGTCATGGATAGCAATGTTATTTGCTGCTGGTATGGGTATTGGACTCATGTTTTGGGGGGTTGCAGAGCCTGTTGCCTACTTTACCGGTTGGTACGAAACGCCACTAAATGTTGCTGCAAACACACCGGAAGCCGCTAAGCTGGCTCTTGGCGCCACCATGTTCCATTGGGGACTTCACCCATGGGCGATTTATGGCGTCGTGTCACTGTCGTTAGCATTTTTCGCTTACAATAAGGGCTTACCGCTTTCCATGCGTTCTGTCTTTTATCCTATCCTGGGTGATCGCACTTGGGGTTGGCCTGGGCATGTTGTTGACATTCTAGCGGTGCTTGCCACTCTGTTTGGTCTCGCGACTTCTCTGGGACTGGGTGCTCAACAAGCCGCGAGTGGTTTTCATCATGTGTTCGGAATTGAAAATGGCTTAATGCTTCAAATCGCTATCATATTTATAGTGACCTTGTTAGCCGTTATCTCTGTCGTTCGTGGCATTGAAGGTGGTGTAAAAATCATCAGTAATGTCAATATGCTGCTGGCACTTGCTTTAGTGGTGTTTGTGACTTTGGTGACTTTTGCAGTATCCATGGGAACCATTCCGACAACAGTCATGGGATACATTGAAAATATTATTCCATTAAGTAACCCAATTGGCCGTGAAGATGAAGCCTGGATGCATGGCTGGACTGTTTTCTATTGGGCGTGGTGGATCTCTTGGTCTCCTTTTGTCGGCATGTTTATTGCGCGTATTTCACGTGGACGTACAATTCGTGAGTTCATGACTGCTGTACTCATTGTACCAACGGTGGTTACTATGCTTTGGATGTCAGTATTTGGTGGTGTTGCGATTGATCAAATCGTTAATAAAGTCGGTACGTTAGGTGAAAAAGGCTTAACAGAAGTGCCACTTGCCATGTTCCAAATGTTTGACGCATTGCCAATGGGTAATATTTTGTCTCTACTCGCTGTTGTGTTAGTGCTGGTTTTCTTTGTGACCTCATCAGACTCTGGGTCACTGGTTATCGATAGCATCACATCAGGTGGTAAAGTCGATGCGCCAGTTCCTCAACGCGTATTCTGGGCATTTATTGAAGGCGCAATTGCTGCCGGTCTGGTTTGGGTGGGTGGTACCGAAGCCATTGAAGCCTTGCAAGCCGGTGCTATTTCAACAGCCTTGCCGTTCACCATTATTTTGTTGGTGATGTGTGTCAGTTTGATAAAGGGACTACGAACAGAAAAACGTCCTGGTTAA
- the nadE gene encoding NAD(+) synthase gives MMNANLSIDAHLTVQLIESYLKKLVETEKSNGLLLGLSGGIDSSVLLTIAVRAVGKENVHASFLYDRDSEKGSEAKARIMAQWLDIRLDIADISPAMKSKNIYSPLIMKLVPYSALFNRMIQHSYRFINGEVPFKTSLKIGSRVGEGSWIKCLMYKFIICHIDRGFSERHIHRRELLNKKAIEENLSLIGAANRSEFEIGWFVKDGVDDLPVQPMTGLYKTQVWQLASHLELPDEIQKQLASPDMMFGITDEFGIGHNYRQLDIILDMMEREETDEEMINHGISRADIEDVRELKKYSEWKRNSLHETSPVQGGVDGNVRLPNRAPS, from the coding sequence ATGATGAACGCAAATCTTTCTATTGATGCTCATTTGACTGTACAGCTTATAGAGTCGTACCTTAAAAAATTGGTCGAAACAGAAAAGAGTAATGGATTGCTTCTTGGCCTTAGCGGTGGCATCGACTCCTCTGTGCTGCTCACTATTGCCGTAAGGGCCGTTGGAAAGGAGAATGTGCACGCTTCTTTTCTGTATGACCGTGATAGCGAAAAGGGCTCTGAGGCAAAAGCGCGGATTATGGCGCAATGGCTGGATATAAGGCTCGATATTGCAGATATATCACCGGCCATGAAGAGTAAAAACATTTATTCTCCTCTGATTATGAAGCTGGTACCTTATTCAGCTCTCTTTAACCGTATGATTCAACACTCTTACCGTTTTATTAACGGGGAAGTACCATTTAAAACATCTCTTAAAATAGGCAGTCGTGTCGGTGAAGGTTCATGGATTAAGTGTTTGATGTATAAGTTCATTATATGCCATATCGATCGGGGTTTTTCAGAGCGCCATATACACCGAAGAGAGCTACTGAATAAAAAAGCCATCGAAGAGAATCTAAGCCTGATCGGCGCAGCCAATCGCTCGGAGTTTGAAATAGGTTGGTTTGTTAAGGATGGTGTTGACGACCTGCCTGTTCAACCAATGACGGGACTGTACAAGACACAGGTGTGGCAACTTGCATCACACTTGGAGCTGCCCGATGAAATCCAGAAGCAACTGGCTTCTCCCGATATGATGTTTGGGATCACCGATGAGTTTGGTATTGGTCATAACTATCGTCAGTTGGATATCATTCTCGATATGATGGAGCGGGAAGAGACAGATGAGGAGATGATTAATCATGGTATCAGTAGAGCAGATATCGAAGATGTTCGGGAATTGAAGAAATATTCTGAATGGAAAAGAAACTCTTTACACGAAACATCTCCGGTTCAAGGTGGAGTCGATGGCAATGTACGTTTACCTAATAGGGCACCCAGCTAG